A stretch of Peteryoungia algae DNA encodes these proteins:
- a CDS encoding PTS sugar transporter subunit IIA: MIGLVLVTHGKLAEEFHHAVEHVVGPQKCIETVSIGPEDDMDQRRQDILDAVLRADDGHGVIILTDMFGGTPSNLAISVMNTGRIEVIAGVNLPMLIKLAGVRGDNDMDRSLIEASEAGRKYINVASRVLSGK, encoded by the coding sequence ATGATCGGACTTGTGCTTGTCACACATGGCAAGCTGGCTGAAGAGTTCCACCATGCGGTGGAACATGTCGTAGGCCCACAGAAATGTATCGAGACCGTTTCCATCGGCCCCGAAGACGATATGGACCAGCGTCGCCAGGATATTCTTGATGCCGTGCTGCGTGCCGATGATGGTCACGGCGTGATCATCCTGACCGACATGTTCGGAGGCACGCCCTCGAACCTCGCCATATCAGTCATGAACACGGGTCGGATCGAAGTGATCGCCGGCGTGAACCTGCCCATGCTGATCAAGCTTGCCGGTGTCCGCGGCGACAATGACATGGACCGCTCCCTCATCGAAGCCTCGGAGGCCGGGCGCAAATATATCAATGTCGCAAGCCGTGTTCTCAGTGGTAAGTGA
- the addB gene encoding double-strand break repair protein AddB has translation MMAKAPRLLTIPPGRPFLRTLTEALLDGRLTDGFRYDPDDPLALAAVTLLVPTRRAARVLRSEFVDLLGGRAAILPDIRTLGETDDDSGFFDLNAPSLMDLAPPVSGTVMLLELARLILAWRNQLPDIVRSIHADTPLVAPASPADAVWLARALVELIEAAETEGCDWSDLDKLQSADFGSWWQLTLEFLKIATSFWPARLEELVRSSPARHRDAVLRAEAERFRRQGADGPVIVAGSTGSIPAAAELIAAIAELDHGAVVLPGLDLDMPDDDWEKLNDRDISLMRQSPAVRGHPQYGLAHLLRHMKLDRADVQVLEPATQALRDRAEFLSRAMAPAEATDTWKAWRGGMDDHRVLDAFRDVALIETANEREEATAIAIALRLGLEQASDNPESRVALITPDRALARRVMSELARFGIEADDSAGTPMTGTQAAMLTQVVAEACLRPGDPVAIVSLIKHPLARFGFAAEDMRKAADTLERIALRGGLATLDLAEMEPLFAGGLELHLADRHKPQWRISISPEEIDLALELAKRVTAAVEPLVSSLVRSRDGHILSQRLTLSDWAERTGRVLEAVTIDERADLAGLWGDAAGEALARLLADVLETDGQIEADGAQWVDILTALMAGQAVKPRAMRHPRVFIFGTLEARLQNVDMMVIGGMNEGSWPGQTKNNPFLSRVMKTEVGLEPPERQIGQVAHDFQMACGTRNLIFSRALRQGSAPTVASRWLQRLMALGGTLLEDAMRERGLIYRRYADLIDQGESQAPAQRPAPRPRVDLQPRSFSFSEVGRFRRDPYAIYARRILRLDQIDTFNQDPGAAERGTLYHRIVERFIREGHDPDRLDALEILHRITDEEFLAEALPLHIDIVWRQRFYSVASAFLTWERQRRPEIRRSLTEVRGNVLLRPIDITISGIADRIDIRGGGFADIIDYKTGLNPSANQARSLLDPQLALEAAALLEGAFKPAGDVKPLNLVYVRLRPGDRFSTDQVNNEMATRGDSKKSALELATQSVDELGRFVQALQSGERGYVSRLIPAEQNSYGGEYDHLARVAEWSTAEAEEGAGDE, from the coding sequence ATGATGGCAAAGGCGCCGCGTCTGCTGACGATCCCTCCGGGCCGGCCCTTTCTCAGGACACTGACGGAGGCACTGCTCGACGGACGTCTCACCGACGGCTTCCGCTACGATCCGGATGATCCCCTGGCGCTGGCTGCGGTGACACTACTCGTGCCGACCCGACGGGCGGCCCGCGTCCTGCGCTCGGAATTCGTGGACCTGCTGGGCGGCCGCGCTGCCATTCTGCCCGATATCCGGACACTCGGAGAAACCGACGACGACAGCGGCTTCTTCGATCTCAATGCTCCCTCTCTCATGGATCTCGCACCGCCCGTCAGCGGGACCGTCATGCTTCTGGAGCTGGCGCGCCTGATCCTCGCATGGCGCAACCAGTTGCCTGACATCGTGCGGTCGATCCATGCCGACACGCCGCTCGTTGCGCCCGCCAGCCCGGCCGATGCCGTCTGGCTGGCCCGTGCGCTCGTCGAGCTGATCGAAGCTGCAGAGACGGAGGGATGTGACTGGAGCGACCTAGATAAACTTCAATCCGCAGACTTTGGGTCCTGGTGGCAATTGACGCTGGAGTTTCTCAAGATCGCGACCAGTTTCTGGCCGGCGCGCCTGGAGGAACTGGTGCGATCCTCTCCGGCGCGCCATCGCGATGCCGTGCTCAGGGCCGAGGCAGAGCGTTTCCGCAGACAAGGTGCAGATGGCCCGGTCATCGTTGCGGGTTCGACCGGCTCGATCCCGGCTGCAGCCGAGTTGATTGCCGCAATTGCCGAACTCGACCACGGCGCCGTGGTGCTGCCGGGGCTCGATCTCGACATGCCGGACGACGACTGGGAAAAGCTGAACGATCGGGATATCTCTCTGATGCGACAGAGCCCGGCCGTACGGGGGCATCCGCAATATGGCCTTGCGCATCTGCTTCGCCACATGAAGCTCGACCGCGCTGATGTCCAGGTGCTCGAACCCGCAACGCAAGCCCTCAGAGATCGAGCCGAGTTCCTGTCTCGTGCCATGGCGCCTGCGGAGGCGACAGACACTTGGAAAGCCTGGCGCGGGGGTATGGATGATCACCGAGTACTCGACGCTTTCCGCGATGTTGCGCTCATCGAGACGGCGAACGAGCGCGAGGAGGCAACCGCCATCGCGATCGCCCTTCGTCTAGGCCTGGAGCAGGCTTCGGACAATCCCGAAAGTCGCGTGGCGCTGATCACACCCGATCGCGCACTGGCGCGCCGCGTGATGTCCGAACTTGCGCGATTCGGAATCGAGGCGGATGATTCGGCGGGTACGCCGATGACCGGAACACAAGCGGCGATGTTGACCCAGGTGGTCGCCGAGGCATGCCTGCGTCCGGGCGATCCTGTGGCAATCGTGTCCCTGATCAAGCATCCGCTTGCGCGCTTCGGCTTCGCCGCCGAAGACATGCGCAAGGCCGCTGACACATTGGAACGGATCGCGCTGCGTGGTGGGCTGGCAACTCTCGATCTCGCGGAGATGGAGCCGCTGTTCGCAGGCGGGCTTGAACTGCATCTTGCAGACCGCCACAAGCCGCAGTGGCGTATCTCGATCAGCCCCGAGGAGATCGACCTTGCGCTAGAACTTGCCAAACGCGTGACGGCGGCGGTCGAACCGCTGGTCTCATCGCTTGTGCGGTCGCGCGATGGCCACATCCTCTCGCAAAGGCTCACCCTCAGCGACTGGGCAGAACGCACAGGACGCGTGCTGGAAGCCGTCACCATTGACGAGCGCGCGGATCTCGCAGGTCTCTGGGGCGATGCGGCGGGCGAGGCACTTGCCCGGCTTCTCGCGGACGTTCTGGAGACGGATGGCCAGATCGAGGCAGACGGGGCGCAATGGGTCGACATCCTCACTGCGCTAATGGCAGGACAGGCGGTCAAGCCGCGAGCCATGCGGCATCCGCGTGTCTTCATCTTCGGCACGCTGGAAGCGCGCCTGCAGAATGTCGACATGATGGTGATCGGCGGGATGAACGAAGGCAGTTGGCCCGGCCAGACCAAGAACAATCCCTTCCTCTCGCGCGTGATGAAGACTGAAGTCGGGCTTGAACCGCCGGAGCGGCAGATCGGCCAGGTGGCTCATGATTTTCAGATGGCTTGTGGCACCCGGAACCTGATTTTCTCACGGGCGCTTCGCCAGGGGTCCGCGCCGACGGTCGCCTCCCGCTGGCTGCAGCGCCTGATGGCCCTCGGCGGAACGTTGCTGGAAGACGCCATGAGAGAGCGTGGTCTGATCTATCGTCGCTACGCCGACCTGATCGACCAGGGCGAGAGCCAGGCTCCGGCGCAGCGACCGGCACCGCGCCCGCGTGTCGATCTGCAGCCGCGTTCCTTCAGTTTTTCCGAAGTCGGGCGGTTCAGGCGCGACCCTTATGCCATTTATGCGAGGCGGATCCTGCGCCTCGATCAGATCGACACGTTCAATCAGGATCCGGGTGCGGCCGAACGCGGAACACTCTATCATCGGATCGTTGAGCGCTTCATCCGCGAGGGACATGACCCCGATCGACTCGACGCTCTGGAGATCCTCCACCGGATCACCGACGAGGAATTCCTTGCCGAGGCCCTGCCCCTTCATATCGATATCGTCTGGCGGCAACGTTTCTACAGCGTCGCCTCGGCCTTCCTCACCTGGGAGCGACAGCGCCGACCGGAAATCCGGCGATCGCTGACGGAGGTGCGGGGCAATGTGTTGCTGCGCCCGATCGACATCACCATCAGCGGCATTGCTGACCGCATCGACATACGAGGGGGTGGTTTCGCCGACATCATCGACTACAAGACCGGCCTCAATCCAAGCGCCAACCAGGCGCGTAGCCTGCTCGACCCACAATTGGCACTGGAGGCAGCGGCCCTTCTCGAAGGCGCCTTCAAGCCGGCCGGTGACGTGAAACCCCTTAACCTCGTTTACGTGCGACTGCGGCCCGGCGACCGCTTTTCGACAGACCAGGTGAACAACGAGATGGCCACGCGCGGCGACAGCAAGAAATCGGCTCTCGAGCTTGCAACGCAATCCGTCGATGAACTCGGTCGGTTCGTTCAGGCACTGCAAAGCGGCGAGCGCGGTTATGTGTCCCGTCTCATCCCAGCGGAACAGAACAGCTATGGCGGCGAATACGACCATCTTGCGCGTGTCGCGGAGTGGTCGACGGCGGAAGCCGAAGAAGGAGCCGGGGATGAGTGA
- a CDS encoding ATP-binding protein, with amino-acid sequence MRRLLTCGSALAGFLAPGIVLAQSAGAPVPAFDSIDVAGYAVLLGTISASLIFAAVLLRQRNRLDVEVRELRSAYSDSQYKISRYQTLIADKNRRTVIWEGHNGKAELLGQLPAETGAPQQDPDFLAFGRWLKPQSATEVERAIEALRLHAKSFELVVETQRGEVLDVQGNLYGGRAYAHFVALDNLRAELAELKIERNRLRSSIATFESLLDSIEQPVWQRDAEGRLVWVNQAYSDAAEASSPQLAVQEGREILGTLTREKIKASATPESPFHDTVSTAVRGARTYFDVVDVRGPTGSCGMAIDVSSAETLREELTRTLKSHADTLDHLATPVAIFDADRSLQFYNQAFQQLWGLEAKFLESRPDHAELLDRLRAAHKLPEQLSWKAWKENCLSVYRALETQTDLWHLPNGQTLRVIASAHPQGGATWVFENLTEQVNLETRYNTLVQVQGETIDHLSEGVAVFGPDGRIQLSNPAFRALWGITEAQAAFGTHIRLLEAACGPSYDKPDGWKAFGKMITSFEDERPSSQGTLELYSGLVLDYAVTPLPNAQTMLTFVNMTDSVRAERALKEKNEALQKADELKNDFVQHVSYELRSPLTNIIGFTDLLKTPTIGPLNERQAEYIDHISTSSSVLLTIVNDILDLATVDAGIMQLDYSEIDLSDLLDDVSMQMTDRLQEGGVTLEIAAPAQLGNMIADRQRLKQILIKILTNAVNYAPEGSVVSMKCWREADDFVFSVRDSGCGMSADLVSSAFDRFSTSARGGKRSGPGLGLSIVQSFVNLHNGDVKIESEPGNGTTVNCRIPSASLPQLIAAAE; translated from the coding sequence ATGCGACGCTTGTTGACCTGCGGCAGCGCCCTTGCCGGCTTCCTCGCCCCTGGAATCGTTCTTGCACAATCTGCCGGCGCACCAGTCCCTGCCTTCGACAGCATCGATGTGGCGGGTTATGCGGTGCTTTTGGGCACGATTTCCGCTTCCCTCATCTTCGCCGCAGTGCTCCTTCGGCAGCGCAACAGGCTCGACGTCGAGGTCCGCGAACTGCGCTCCGCCTATTCCGACAGCCAGTACAAGATTTCCCGCTACCAGACCCTTATTGCCGACAAGAACCGGCGCACCGTGATCTGGGAAGGCCACAACGGCAAGGCAGAACTGCTCGGCCAGCTTCCCGCCGAAACGGGTGCCCCACAGCAGGATCCGGATTTCCTGGCATTCGGGCGATGGTTGAAACCGCAGTCAGCAACCGAGGTCGAACGCGCCATCGAAGCTTTGCGCCTGCATGCCAAGTCCTTCGAGCTGGTGGTGGAGACCCAGCGCGGCGAAGTGCTCGATGTCCAAGGCAATCTCTATGGCGGCCGCGCCTATGCGCATTTTGTCGCTCTCGACAACCTGCGGGCGGAACTCGCCGAGCTGAAGATTGAACGAAATCGCCTTCGGAGCTCGATTGCGACCTTCGAGTCGCTGCTTGATTCGATCGAACAGCCGGTCTGGCAAAGAGATGCCGAAGGTCGTCTCGTCTGGGTCAACCAGGCCTACAGCGATGCCGCCGAGGCTTCCTCGCCCCAACTGGCGGTTCAGGAAGGGCGCGAGATCTTGGGCACCCTGACCCGCGAGAAGATCAAGGCGTCGGCAACTCCGGAATCGCCGTTCCACGACACGGTCTCGACAGCCGTGCGCGGCGCGCGCACCTACTTCGACGTGGTCGATGTTCGTGGCCCGACGGGTTCCTGCGGCATGGCGATCGATGTCTCCTCGGCCGAGACCCTTCGGGAAGAACTCACCCGAACGCTCAAGAGCCATGCCGATACGCTGGACCATCTGGCCACGCCGGTCGCGATCTTCGACGCCGACCGCAGCCTGCAGTTCTACAACCAGGCCTTCCAGCAGCTTTGGGGCCTCGAAGCCAAATTCCTCGAAAGCCGGCCCGATCATGCCGAACTGCTCGACCGGCTTCGGGCAGCGCACAAGCTGCCGGAACAGCTGAGCTGGAAAGCGTGGAAGGAAAACTGCCTCTCGGTCTATCGCGCGCTGGAGACGCAGACGGATCTCTGGCATCTGCCAAACGGACAGACGCTTCGCGTGATTGCATCTGCGCACCCGCAGGGCGGCGCGACCTGGGTCTTCGAAAACCTCACAGAGCAGGTCAATCTGGAAACCCGCTACAACACGCTGGTCCAGGTTCAAGGCGAAACCATCGACCATCTGTCGGAAGGCGTAGCCGTTTTCGGGCCCGATGGCCGAATCCAGCTCTCCAACCCCGCCTTCCGCGCGCTCTGGGGTATCACCGAGGCGCAGGCCGCCTTCGGGACGCATATACGCCTGCTCGAAGCGGCCTGCGGCCCGTCCTATGACAAGCCTGATGGCTGGAAGGCCTTCGGCAAGATGATCACGAGCTTCGAGGACGAGCGACCTTCGAGCCAGGGCACGCTGGAACTCTATTCGGGCCTCGTGCTCGATTACGCCGTGACGCCGCTGCCAAATGCGCAGACCATGCTGACCTTCGTCAACATGACGGACAGTGTTCGTGCGGAGCGGGCACTCAAGGAGAAAAACGAGGCGCTGCAGAAGGCCGACGAGCTGAAGAACGACTTCGTCCAGCACGTCTCCTACGAATTGCGCTCGCCTCTCACCAACATTATCGGCTTCACCGATCTGCTCAAGACCCCGACAATCGGCCCGCTCAACGAGCGTCAGGCCGAATACATCGACCATATCTCGACCTCGTCTTCGGTGCTCCTGACCATCGTCAACGACATTCTCGATCTCGCAACGGTCGATGCCGGCATCATGCAGCTCGACTATTCTGAAATCGATCTTAGTGACCTTCTCGATGATGTCTCGATGCAGATGACCGACCGTCTGCAGGAGGGCGGCGTGACGCTGGAGATCGCCGCTCCGGCGCAGCTCGGCAATATGATTGCCGACCGGCAGCGGTTGAAGCAGATCCTCATCAAGATCCTCACCAATGCCGTGAACTACGCCCCCGAAGGCTCGGTTGTCTCGATGAAGTGCTGGAGAGAAGCCGATGACTTCGTCTTTTCGGTCCGCGACAGCGGCTGCGGCATGAGCGCGGATCTCGTCTCCTCGGCCTTCGACCGCTTCTCGACAAGCGCAAGGGGCGGCAAGCGGAGCGGGCCAGGCCTTGGCCTTTCGATCGTGCAAAGCTTCGTCAATCTGCACAATGGCGACGTCAAGATCGAAAGCGAGCCCGGAAACGGGACGACGGTCAATTGCCGAATTCCCTCTGCCAGTCTACCGCAGTTGATCGCCGCCGCCGAATGA
- a CDS encoding nucleotidyltransferase family protein → MIIKQAMVLAAGLGTRMRPITETMPKPLVRIGGKPMIDYVLDALIAAGVRTIVVNVHHHADQMETHLAKEKRVEIRISDERDRLMDSGGGLAKGLKLLDRDQPALVMNADLFWVGEPDGEPDNLSKLAKQFDASRMDMSMLCVEQDQTTGHNGKNDFSMAQDGRLTRHVPGAANPVVYAGALVLMPHMLDDAPEGPFNLNIYFDRAIAAGRLYGTGLKGQWLTVGTPDAIAPAEAVVARNVRSA, encoded by the coding sequence ATGATCATCAAGCAAGCCATGGTGCTGGCGGCCGGACTCGGTACGCGGATGCGCCCCATTACAGAGACGATGCCGAAACCGCTGGTCCGCATCGGTGGAAAGCCGATGATCGATTATGTGCTCGACGCGCTGATTGCCGCCGGGGTGAGGACGATCGTCGTCAATGTCCACCATCATGCCGACCAGATGGAAACGCATCTGGCAAAGGAAAAGCGCGTCGAGATCCGGATCTCGGACGAACGCGACCGGCTAATGGACTCCGGCGGCGGCCTGGCGAAAGGGCTCAAATTGCTCGACCGGGATCAGCCTGCTCTGGTGATGAATGCCGACCTCTTCTGGGTCGGCGAACCGGACGGTGAGCCGGACAACCTTTCCAAGCTTGCGAAACAGTTCGATGCCTCTCGCATGGACATGTCGATGCTCTGCGTCGAACAGGACCAGACCACGGGTCACAACGGCAAGAACGATTTTTCGATGGCGCAAGATGGTCGGCTCACCCGCCATGTCCCCGGGGCCGCGAATCCGGTCGTGTATGCCGGGGCACTGGTGCTGATGCCGCATATGCTCGACGACGCGCCCGAGGGTCCCTTCAACCTCAACATCTATTTCGATCGTGCGATTGCCGCCGGTCGCCTGTACGGCACAGGCCTCAAGGGTCAGTGGCTCACCGTCGGGACGCCTGATGCGATCGCGCCTGCCGAAGCTGTGGTCGCCCGAAACGTCAGGAGCGCCTGA
- the ahcY gene encoding adenosylhomocysteinase, with amino-acid sequence MSKHDYVIADIGLADFGRKEISIAETEMPGLMACREEFGVSQPLKGARITGSLHMTIQTAVLIETLVALGAEVRWASCNIFSTQDHAAAAIAAAGIPVFAIKGESLTDYWEYTDKIFQWTDGGLSNMILDDGGDATMYILLGARAEAGEDVLSNPQSEEEEILVAQIKKRLAATPGWFTKQRDAIQGVTEETTTGVHRLYELAKKGLLPFPAINVNDSVTKSKFDNKYGCKESLVDGIRRGTDVMMAGKVAVVCGYGDVGKGSAASLRGAGARVKVTEVDPICALQAAMDGFEVVTLEDVVSSADIFITTTGNKDVIRIEHMREMKDMAIVGNIGHFDNEIQVASLKNLKWTNIKPQVDMIEFPKGNRMILLSEGRLLNLGNATGHPSFVMSASFTNQVLGQIELFAKKDEYKPGVYVLPKHLDEKVARLHLEKLGVKLTQLSDEQAAYIGVTAQGPFKSEHYRY; translated from the coding sequence ATGAGCAAACATGATTACGTGATCGCAGATATCGGTCTTGCCGATTTCGGCCGCAAGGAAATCAGCATCGCCGAAACCGAAATGCCGGGCCTCATGGCCTGCCGTGAAGAATTCGGCGTCAGCCAGCCGCTGAAGGGTGCGCGCATTACCGGTTCGCTGCACATGACCATCCAGACCGCCGTGCTGATCGAGACGCTCGTGGCTCTCGGCGCCGAAGTGCGCTGGGCATCCTGCAACATCTTCTCGACCCAGGACCATGCGGCGGCTGCCATCGCTGCCGCCGGCATTCCGGTCTTCGCGATCAAGGGCGAATCGCTCACAGACTACTGGGAATATACCGACAAGATCTTCCAGTGGACCGATGGCGGCCTGTCCAACATGATCCTCGATGACGGCGGCGATGCCACCATGTACATCCTGCTCGGCGCCCGCGCCGAAGCTGGCGAGGACGTTCTTTCCAATCCGCAGTCGGAAGAGGAAGAAATCCTGGTCGCGCAGATCAAGAAGCGCCTGGCTGCAACGCCCGGCTGGTTCACCAAGCAGCGCGACGCCATCCAGGGCGTGACCGAAGAAACGACGACCGGCGTTCATCGTCTGTACGAACTCGCCAAGAAGGGCCTTCTTCCCTTCCCGGCGATCAACGTCAACGATTCCGTCACAAAGTCGAAGTTCGACAACAAGTATGGCTGCAAGGAATCGCTGGTCGACGGCATTCGCCGCGGCACCGACGTGATGATGGCCGGCAAGGTCGCCGTTGTTTGTGGTTATGGTGACGTCGGCAAGGGTTCGGCCGCATCGCTCCGCGGCGCCGGCGCCCGCGTGAAGGTGACGGAAGTCGATCCGATCTGCGCGCTGCAGGCCGCCATGGACGGCTTTGAAGTGGTCACGCTCGAGGACGTCGTTTCCTCGGCCGACATCTTCATCACCACCACCGGCAACAAGGACGTCATCCGCATCGAACACATGCGCGAGATGAAGGACATGGCGATCGTCGGCAACATCGGCCACTTCGACAACGAGATCCAGGTCGCGTCGCTGAAGAACCTGAAGTGGACGAACATCAAGCCGCAGGTCGACATGATCGAGTTCCCGAAGGGCAACCGCATGATCCTGCTTTCGGAAGGCCGCCTTCTGAACCTCGGCAACGCGACGGGACATCCGTCCTTCGTCATGTCGGCCTCGTTCACGAACCAGGTTCTCGGCCAGATCGAGCTGTTTGCGAAGAAGGATGAATACAAGCCGGGCGTCTACGTCCTGCCGAAGCACCTCGACGAAAAGGTCGCTCGTCTGCATCTCGAGAAGCTCGGCGTGAAGCTGACACAGCTTTCCGACGAACAGGCGGCCTATATCGGCGTCACGGCACAGGGTCCGTTCAAGTCTGAACACTATCGCTATTAA
- the tsaE gene encoding tRNA (adenosine(37)-N6)-threonylcarbamoyltransferase complex ATPase subunit type 1 TsaE: MSAEATPLTIHLADDRATALFGEDLLLALQVGDCIALEGDLGAGKSTLSRALIRAMAGDPELEVPSPTFTLVQNYNLSIRVAHFDLYRLSDPSELDELGLDEALADGICLIEWPDKAGSALPKNHVGITFQFAPDGGRNLTIQAPEAKLARLRRVMDIRRFLEDNGYIGMHRRHLTGDASNRAYESVYPANGTTRLVLMDAPKRPNGPPIRDGKPYSQLVHLAEDVRPFVAIGQALRERGFAAPAVLAQELDAGLLLLEDLGEEGVLDNLGKPIAERYRASAACLAAIHDTPFEREIIIPGGHHHIIPDFDRAAMKFEVELLLDWHLPWKRGGQAVSTAERERYLDIWDHLIDELANADTSIVLRDFHSPNILWRGDREGHDRVGLIDFQDAMIGPAAYDVVSLVQDARVTIERALMDQLMADYLSARARISSFDEAAFLKSWAIMSAQRACKLNGLWVRLRDRDAKPGYMRHLPRTLWHLAVAFEHPVLAPLRNWCIEAGIELPESPA, from the coding sequence ATGAGCGCCGAGGCCACCCCGCTTACTATCCACCTCGCCGACGACCGTGCCACCGCACTGTTCGGCGAGGACTTGCTTCTCGCCCTCCAAGTCGGCGACTGCATCGCCCTGGAGGGTGATCTCGGCGCCGGGAAATCCACGCTGAGCCGCGCCTTGATCCGAGCCATGGCGGGGGACCCGGAACTGGAAGTTCCGAGCCCGACCTTCACTCTTGTTCAGAACTACAACCTCAGCATCCGCGTCGCGCATTTCGATCTCTACCGGCTGTCTGACCCAAGCGAGCTCGACGAGCTGGGTCTTGACGAGGCACTGGCAGACGGCATCTGCCTCATCGAATGGCCCGACAAGGCGGGCAGCGCGCTGCCGAAGAACCATGTCGGGATCACATTTCAATTCGCTCCGGACGGTGGGCGCAATCTGACAATCCAGGCACCGGAAGCGAAACTTGCCCGGCTGCGGCGTGTGATGGACATCCGCCGATTTCTCGAGGACAACGGTTACATCGGCATGCACAGGCGCCACCTCACCGGTGACGCATCCAACCGTGCCTATGAGTCAGTCTATCCGGCCAACGGGACCACGCGGCTTGTACTGATGGATGCGCCAAAGCGGCCGAATGGTCCGCCAATCCGTGATGGCAAGCCCTATTCGCAGTTGGTGCATCTGGCAGAAGATGTCCGCCCCTTTGTCGCGATCGGACAGGCGCTCAGGGAGCGGGGTTTCGCAGCTCCCGCAGTGCTGGCGCAGGAACTCGATGCCGGACTGCTTCTGTTAGAAGACCTCGGAGAAGAGGGCGTTCTGGACAATCTCGGCAAACCGATTGCCGAACGGTATCGTGCCAGTGCCGCCTGTCTTGCCGCCATTCATGATACGCCCTTCGAGCGCGAGATCATCATCCCCGGCGGGCACCACCATATCATCCCGGACTTTGATCGTGCTGCGATGAAATTCGAGGTCGAGTTGCTGCTGGACTGGCACCTCCCCTGGAAACGCGGTGGCCAGGCGGTCTCGACGGCAGAGCGCGAACGCTATCTCGACATATGGGATCATCTGATCGACGAGCTGGCGAATGCCGACACATCGATCGTGCTCCGCGATTTCCATTCGCCGAACATCCTCTGGCGGGGGGATCGCGAGGGGCATGACAGGGTCGGATTGATCGACTTCCAGGATGCCATGATCGGGCCGGCGGCCTATGATGTGGTCTCGTTGGTCCAGGATGCGCGGGTCACAATCGAGCGCGCCCTCATGGATCAATTGATGGCCGATTATCTTTCTGCGCGAGCAAGGATATCGAGCTTCGATGAAGCTGCCTTCCTGAAGAGCTGGGCGATCATGTCTGCGCAGCGGGCCTGCAAGCTGAACGGGCTCTGGGTGCGCCTCAGGGATCGAGACGCAAAGCCCGGCTACATGCGCCATCTTCCTCGCACGCTCTGGCATCTCGCGGTTGCTTTCGAACATCCGGTCCTCGCCCCCTTGCGGAACTGGTGCATAGAGGCTGGAATCGAACTTCCCGAATCACCGGCCTGA
- a CDS encoding HPr family phosphocarrier protein has translation MIDPISRDLLIINKRGLHARASAKFVQTVSGFDAKVSVSKDGTTVGGTSIMGLMMLAASPGCSISVSASGNQAHDVMEALATLVADRFGEEM, from the coding sequence ATGATTGATCCGATCTCGCGCGATCTCCTGATCATCAACAAGCGCGGCCTGCATGCCCGAGCCTCCGCGAAATTCGTCCAGACGGTAAGCGGGTTCGATGCAAAGGTCAGCGTATCCAAAGATGGCACGACCGTGGGCGGCACTTCCATCATGGGGCTGATGATGCTCGCCGCGAGCCCCGGCTGCTCGATCTCCGTCTCTGCTTCGGGCAACCAGGCACACGATGTGATGGAAGCGCTCGCGACGCTCGTCGCCGATCGCTTCGGTGAAGAGATGTAA
- a CDS encoding HPr kinase/phosphorylase has product MNTAPANIHGTAITVDGIGLLYLGPSGGGKSGLAFDCLAEARLRQLPGALVADDRVLILQDEDRIIASCPDAIRGLIELRYSGIVSVDHVAEAEIHFAVLPVPSNEGDRLPPDNEKANLAPGIRLPAIRVPLWSRFPLSLIFARIQTLKGNG; this is encoded by the coding sequence GTGAACACGGCCCCTGCCAACATTCACGGCACTGCTATTACCGTTGACGGCATCGGGCTCCTGTATCTGGGGCCGTCGGGTGGCGGCAAATCGGGCCTCGCCTTCGACTGTCTGGCAGAAGCTCGGCTGCGGCAGCTGCCCGGCGCGCTGGTTGCGGATGATCGTGTCCTTATTCTGCAAGACGAGGACAGGATCATCGCCAGTTGCCCCGATGCAATTCGTGGACTGATCGAACTCCGATATTCCGGCATCGTCTCTGTCGACCACGTTGCAGAAGCCGAGATTCATTTCGCGGTCTTGCCGGTTCCCTCCAACGAAGGTGATCGACTGCCGCCGGACAATGAGAAAGCCAATCTGGCTCCCGGCATTCGACTGCCGGCCATCCGGGTGCCTCTCTGGAGCCGATTTCCACTCAGCCTTATTTTCGCGCGTATCCAGACGCTGAAAGGGAACGGCTAG